In Tautonia rosea, a single window of DNA contains:
- the prfB gene encoding peptide chain release factor 2 (programmed frameshift) has product MDAELKREARSVIDRIVNLRDSLDLADKQARRDELEQQMGQPDFWNDQEQAQAIIGELKTLNSVIKPFEELITQGDDLGAMIELGEEVGDDSFDDELRQATERALRDFESFELRSMLSGPNDHRNAYVSIHAGAGGTEACDWAEMLMRMYIMWSEAHGYKVEITDREDGGSAGISMATLHITGNLAYGYLKCETGVHRLVRISPFDSQARRQTSFASVDVLPEVDDSIDIEIRDCDLEREVFRCGGPGGQHQNKTESGVRYRHVPTGVTAESRSERSQFKNDANAMALLKSKLIKMEEMKREAEYAKLYDEKGEISFGSQIRNYVLQPYQLVKDLRTSFEVGNPRAVLDGEIDGFIEAYLRMKLEQGETTPAS; this is encoded by the exons ATGGATGCCGAACTGAAGCGAGAAGCTCGAAGCGTGATCGACCGGATCGTCAACCTGCGAGACTCTCTT GACTTGGCCGACAAACAGGCACGTCGCGACGAACTCGAGCAACAGATGGGACAACCTGACTTCTGGAACGACCAGGAGCAAGCTCAGGCTATCATCGGTGAGCTCAAAACCCTGAATAGTGTGATCAAACCCTTCGAGGAACTCATCACTCAGGGAGACGATCTTGGCGCGATGATCGAACTGGGCGAAGAAGTCGGTGACGATTCCTTCGACGACGAATTGCGACAGGCCACCGAACGAGCCCTCCGCGATTTCGAATCGTTTGAACTTCGCTCGATGCTCTCCGGTCCAAATGACCATCGAAACGCCTACGTCTCCATCCACGCCGGCGCAGGTGGAACCGAAGCATGTGACTGGGCTGAAATGTTGATGCGCATGTACATCATGTGGTCCGAAGCCCACGGCTACAAAGTCGAGATCACAGATCGCGAAGACGGTGGCTCGGCAGGGATCTCGATGGCGACATTACACATCACCGGCAACCTGGCTTACGGGTATCTCAAGTGCGAAACTGGTGTGCACCGCCTTGTGCGCATCAGCCCATTCGATTCTCAGGCCCGTCGACAAACCTCATTCGCCTCAGTCGATGTCCTGCCCGAAGTTGACGACTCGATCGACATCGAAATTCGGGACTGCGATCTTGAGCGTGAAGTGTTCCGCTGCGGGGGTCCCGGAGGTCAGCACCAGAACAAGACAGAATCGGGCGTCCGATATCGCCATGTACCGACAGGTGTCACCGCCGAATCTCGATCGGAACGCTCGCAGTTCAAGAATGACGCAAATGCAATGGCTCTGTTGAAGTCCAAACTCATCAAGATGGAGGAAATGAAGCGCGAGGCGGAATATGCCAAGTTGTACGATGAGAAGGGGGAGATCAGCTTCGGAAGTCAGATCCGAAACTACGTTCTTCAACCTTACCAACTTGTTAAAGATCTTCGAACCAGCTTCGAGGTCGGCAACCCTCGCGCCGTGCTCGACGGAGAAATTGACGGCTTTATCGAAGCCTACCTCCGCATGAAGCTTGAACAGGGTGAAACCACCCCGGCAAGCTAA
- the gluQRS gene encoding tRNA glutamyl-Q(34) synthetase GluQRS, producing the protein METNGSERKNETVVGRFAPSPTGGLHLGHARTFLIVWLMARSAGGKVVLRIEDLDSTRVRPGMIEQSMVDLHWLGLDWDEGPDVGGPSGPYLQSQRLDRYERALDQLKRANLVYPCTCTRAEIQRMVSAPHLGEEGPIYPGTCADRCPDDEKDFGDQRFSWRFRVEDRAISWNDLFLGTIESNPASTTGDFIVGRSDGIPAYQLAVVVDDAEMGVNQVIRGDDLVSSTPRQLLLGNALRLHVPRYGHVPLVVDSQGKRLAKRDESIKLATLRAEGLDPTRLMSWIGRSLGLRTEDHEKPVDWVGQSPWMEKRIEPVFLDLGLIRA; encoded by the coding sequence ATGGAAACGAACGGATCAGAACGAAAGAACGAAACGGTAGTGGGTCGATTTGCTCCCTCACCGACGGGAGGGTTACATCTTGGTCACGCACGAACGTTTTTGATCGTCTGGTTGATGGCCCGATCGGCCGGCGGAAAAGTCGTTCTTCGGATCGAAGACCTTGACAGCACTCGAGTTCGACCTGGAATGATCGAGCAGTCGATGGTCGATCTGCACTGGCTTGGTCTTGACTGGGACGAGGGGCCGGACGTCGGTGGGCCCTCCGGACCGTATCTTCAATCACAGCGGTTGGATCGTTATGAGAGAGCGCTCGATCAACTAAAGCGAGCAAATTTGGTATACCCTTGTACTTGTACCCGAGCAGAGATTCAACGGATGGTATCGGCTCCCCACCTGGGTGAGGAAGGGCCAATTTATCCGGGAACCTGTGCAGACCGATGTCCAGACGATGAGAAGGATTTCGGTGATCAGCGATTTTCATGGAGATTCCGTGTTGAGGATCGTGCGATCTCATGGAATGACTTGTTCCTTGGGACCATCGAATCTAACCCTGCCTCGACGACTGGTGATTTCATTGTTGGGAGATCGGACGGAATTCCCGCCTATCAACTTGCTGTGGTGGTTGATGATGCGGAGATGGGAGTCAATCAAGTAATCAGAGGAGATGACCTGGTCTCCAGCACTCCGAGGCAACTCTTGCTCGGTAACGCCCTTCGACTCCATGTACCCCGATATGGACATGTGCCGTTAGTGGTGGATTCGCAGGGCAAACGGCTTGCCAAGCGAGATGAATCGATCAAGCTGGCCACTCTGAGAGCCGAAGGTTTGGACCCGACCCGTCTGATGAGCTGGATTGGAAGATCGCTTGGCTTGCGCACCGAGGATCATGAAAAGCCTGTCGACTGGGTGGGGCAGTCTCCATGGATGGAGAAACGAATCGAGCCGGTTTTCCTGGACCTTGGCCTCATTCGTGCCTGA